The genomic DNA TGATTCAGGAGAAGGATGGCCAGCCGTTTGCTGTTGTGACTGCCAACATCACTTCCAATGATATTGGAAAGGTAACCAGCGAAGTCAAAAAGGCTCTCGCACAAATGCCGCTTCCGGAAGGCATAAAGGTTTCCTTTGCGGGTGCCCCGCAGCAGGTGTATGAAATGATGGTTGAGATGGGATTTGCTTTATTCATTTCCGTCTTTCTGGTGCTTTTCATCATCAGTGTTGTTTTCCGCGGCTGGAAAGCCCCTCTTTCCGTCTTGCTGTGCATACCGCTCGCGTTTATCGGCTCGGTCATCAGCATGGTTATTTTTAAACTGGAATGGAATCTGGCGGCCTTTGTCGGTTTATTGATGTTGACGGGAATTGTTGTGACCAATGGCATCGTTCTTGTTGATAAAGTCGAGCGAAACATCGCAGCCGGCATGAAACTGGAGGAGGCAATTTTACAGGGGACGCTCACCCGGATACGGCCGATTTTGACAACAGCTTTCACCACCATTTTAACTTTGATTCCGCTTGCCTTTTCATCACGTACCGATACGGTGATCTCGCAAACGCTTGGCATTGTGGTCATCGGTGGTCTGGTAAGTTCTACCTTTATTAGTCTCTTCATGGTACCGATTTGCTACAAATGGCTGCATCGGAGTGCACCATTGGCAAACCAGGTTGATATAAAAGAAGCGGCTTTGAATTAAAGGAAAAAAGAGAACGATCCGAAATATGCAAGCAAATGCTGCGAAAGCATTAGAAGAAATGCTAAAATGAATCGACTTTTTTATCCTTACAGTTTTTAATAATTATTTATTATTTTCTGCCAAATTCCCTGCCAAAATTAAAACTTAAACAAAATAAAACCGGATAAACCATTATTTTTATTATTAGGTTTATCCGGATATTTATTTTAAATGAATTTCTTTTGACCCCAATGGAAATCCTATTCGATTAAACTATTCTAACATATTAAAGGTCTTAATTAAAATGAAAAAATAAAACATAATAGAAATAAAAAAATTTTTCATTTTGGAATTCCTCATGAATTAGATAAAAGATTCACCTGAATTTATTAACGGGTTCTCTTTTGGGGTGCAAAAATCAATTTCACAATACATTTTTAACGTGAATTCACACACGAATTCACGTTTTTTCTTTCCTTGAAATTACTACACTCTTTGATGTTTTTATTAAAATTCAAGTAGGATTTCGCACACCAATTCTCGAATATGGAAATAATTATTGTACAGTGTGAATTTTACTGTGAATTATCATGTGATTTTTACTGTGAATTATGAAGGAGGAACAGATATGGAGTTTTTTAAACCCAAGAAAACCCAAAGTAGTGGAAATTCGCAGAAGAAACTATTTAGAAGTTTTGTAGAACAAGTTGTAAATTTAACATTTTAAAGTAAGAGCATTTCTTTGTAATGAGAAATGCTTTTAAGGATATTTTATTAACGATAATAATATAATAAAAAACAATACAAATTTATTGCGAAACGATAAATAATATGCTAAAATCATGTTGTCCTTAAATAAGTGAGGTATATTAAATGAATGTTAAACGAGGCTCAACCACTTTCTTAAAGGTAACTATTTTTCTGGCTGGAATTGCAGTGCTTTATTTGTGTATATTTTTGGTTCCTAAGATTGGAAATTTTGCTGGAGAATTGTACCCAGATATGTCTTATTTGAAATATCTTGTTTTCATCGTGATGTATGGAGCAGCTGTTCCTTTTTACTTTGCTCTCTATCAGGCTTTCAATCTTTTACGGTATATTGACAAAAACACAGCATTCTCAGAATTATCCGTAAAGGCATTAAAGAACATAAAGTGCTGTGCTTTTACAATCAGTGGTTTGTATGTATTAGGTTTTCCGCTCTTTCGTTTTATAACGAAGAATATGGACCCTCCTTTTGGAATATTGCAACTCATAATCATTTTTGCTTCGTTGGTTATCGCCGTTTTTGCTGCTATCCTCCAACGGCTTCTACAAGAAGCGATTAACATAAAATCAGAAAATGATTTGACGGTCTGAGGTGGAGGATATGGCAATTATTATTAATATTGATGTGATGTTAGCAAAACGAAAAATGAGCGTAACGGAGCTTTCGGAGAGGGTTGGAATAACTATGGCGAATCTTTCCATTCTGAAAAATGGGAAAGCAAAAGCGGTTCGTTTTTCAACATTAGAAGCGATATGTAAGACTTTGGATTGTCAACCAGGTGATATTTTGGAGTACAAAAGCGACGAAGACACTCAATAAAAACAGACAACAAATTTATTTAACGGAAGTCGTTAGAGAATTTAAGGGATAGCCATTAAGCTATCCCTTCTTTGCGTTTATTGATGTTATTTACTCAGAGAATTCCATTGAGAATTGCTTTGATATTAGTGACAAAATATATGATGTGATTTGCAATGTTTGCGCCTCAAAACGGAACCCGTTATGAATTTATGGGAGTCTCTTTATTTCTTTTTCAATAAAGTCTTCATTCATTTCACCAATAACTCTGCTGCGTATAACGCCATCTGAATCAACAAAAAAGCTTGTTGGGTATGAAAGAACCTCATACATAGAAGTTACTTGATTCTTCTCATCCAAAAGAACCGGAAAAGTCAGACCATGATTTTCAACAAAACGTATTGGATCCTCTTTTCTTTTTTCAGTAACAGTTGAATTAACTGCAATAATAACAAAGTTTTTGTCTTTATATTTCTCATAAATCTTTTGCATATATGGCATTTCTTTCTGACACGGAGGACACCAGCTGCCCCAGAAATTAAGAAGAACTCTTTGTCCTTTGAAATCAGAAAGTTGAATTTTTTTTCCGTTTCGATCAGGAAGGGTAAAATTAAGAGTCCTTTTGCCCACGTCTATTCCTTCCGGGAGCTGTTCTGCATTTTTTATCTTCTCGTATTTCTTAATTTTTAGACTTTTCTCCTTTGTAAAGTTGTCGTGAAGCAATGTTTGATCAATTATGAATATAAGGAGAATAGCGGCTGCTAAAGCTATTATCCATTTTTTCATTTTGCAGGCACCTCGTTTGCAGGAAACATGAATGGCTATTATATTAACCAAATTTTCTAATTTATCGGCTACTTTCCATGTGTTATCGACCAACCTTTAAATTTATCGACCAATCCCATCATTTATCATACTATATTTCTGAAAAATGCGGAATTGACTTTAATGATTACGATAGCAATAACACTGGACAAGAAAACTGATGACAGCTATTTTTTCTTCCTTTCTTGACTGGTGATGAAACGACAGTATAGGTGTATTAGGATCTCTAAAATATTTTCCCCACTCAAGCGGCATCCAACCTTTTTTTAACCCACAAACGGTCTTTCCGGTTTGGTCATAAAAACGCATTTCGCCGTTTAATTCCGAACGGATCGCACAGAACATTTTTTCCTCGTCTCCTAAGACAAATTCGCCTTTCAAATCTGATAATTGATCATTCTCTATTCGTATATAAAAACCTAATAATTCATCATTTTCATAGATTTTAATAAATCCATCTTTTCCATTGCCAAGATGTATTTGTGCCGTTAATTCTCCTTTATCATTATACAGACCGTACATGCCAGGAAACAGCCTGTCCATAAAATAAGGCAAAAACCATCTCCATTTCCAAAACCGCAAGTCTTTCACTTCTCCTATTAACTTGCCGCTCGGAGCAAACAATAGCATTCTCAATGAAGGGGCTGGTAAAAAAGCAATCAACATGTCATTTGATTCAATGAATGATTCGGAACGGTTTGATTCCAAGGAATTTTCCGCAGCTTCCTCATATCTTCTCTTACCAACTAAGTAATTTTGATAACAAAAGAAACTATAAACCATAAATGGAAGAGTCATAACTAGTATTGGCAATTTGTGATCAACAACGAGCCAAATAATTAATATAAAA from Bacillus methanolicus MGA3 includes the following:
- a CDS encoding helix-turn-helix domain-containing protein, encoding MAIIINIDVMLAKRKMSVTELSERVGITMANLSILKNGKAKAVRFSTLEAICKTLDCQPGDILEYKSDEDTQ
- a CDS encoding DUF2975 domain-containing protein, which translates into the protein MNVKRGSTTFLKVTIFLAGIAVLYLCIFLVPKIGNFAGELYPDMSYLKYLVFIVMYGAAVPFYFALYQAFNLLRYIDKNTAFSELSVKALKNIKCCAFTISGLYVLGFPLFRFITKNMDPPFGILQLIIIFASLVIAVFAAILQRLLQEAINIKSENDLTV
- a CDS encoding peroxiredoxin family protein translates to MKKWIIALAAAILLIFIIDQTLLHDNFTKEKSLKIKKYEKIKNAEQLPEGIDVGKRTLNFTLPDRNGKKIQLSDFKGQRVLLNFWGSWCPPCQKEMPYMQKIYEKYKDKNFVIIAVNSTVTEKRKEDPIRFVENHGLTFPVLLDEKNQVTSMYEVLSYPTSFFVDSDGVIRSRVIGEMNEDFIEKEIKRLP